Genomic DNA from Deinococcus humi:
CGGGGCCACGCCGCAAACCCAGACTGCCTTTCTGGGCCTCTTCTTCGGTATAGCGGGCCGTCAGGTCCTTGCGGCCATGCTCGCTGCGGATCAAGACAGGAACGGGGTGCCAGGAATGACTCGACAGCTTGCTGGGCGTGCTGTGGTCGCCAACAATGCAAAGCACGTCCGGATTTAAGGCCAGAATGTCAGGGAGAAGGGCGTCAAACAGCTCAATCTTCTTGACTTTGGCCTGAAAATCGCCGTCCTCGCTGGTGCTGTCGGTCTTCTTGACGTGGAAGAAGAAGAAATCGTACTGGTCCCAGTTGTCGCGCAGCACCTGCACCTTGCCCTCCAGCGCATCCTCCTCACCGGGAACGTCCAGCACGTTCATGCCCACCAGACTCGCGAGCCCCTTGTACATCGGATAGGAGGCGATGCACGCGGCATTCAGCTGATACACGTCCTCGAAGCTGGGGAAGTGCGGCACGTCACTGTAGCCCCGGAACAGCACGCCATTGACCTGCGCGTCGTACTTCAGAGCTGCCTCGGCCCGCTCGACGAAGGCGTTGACCAGCCCTGCCGTTTTGGTGCTGGCCTCGTCGTGCGATTGCGCGGTGAGCGGCTGCACCCCGGTGGCCTGCGGGTCCACGTCGCCAATGTTCGCGCCCAGCACCTCGCCCCCCTGCGCGCGGAACACCATCACGAAACGGTGCTCGGACTCGGTGTAGATCTCGACGGGTACGCCGCCAATGTCGGGGATGGCCGCCCTCAGCCGCGCCACCACTTCCGCGTTCTTCTCGTTGCTGGGGCGGCCCGCACGGCGGTCCACCACCACCCGGTCCGCGCCCAGGGTGGCGAAGTTGCCGCGCACCGCCACGTCCCCCTTGTTCAACTTGACGCCGATGCCCACCGCGCTCAGTGCCCCGCGGCCCACCACGTAATGCAGCGGATCGTAGCCGAACAGGCTCAGGTGGCCAGGGCCGCTGCCGGGGGTGATCCCCGCGCCCACCAGCTCAACCTGTCCCAGCTGCGACTTCGCCGCCAGGGCGTCCAGATTGGGCGTTTTTGCGGTCGCCAGTTCGGTCTCGCCGTTCAGTTCAAGGGGCAGGCCGCCCACCCCGTCCAGCACCACCATCACGATCTTGCTCTCGGTCTTCTTGGACAGGCCACGGATCGTCTGAAGTAAATCGCTCATGAGGGCCAGTGTACGCCGCACCCCAAAGTGGGGATGGAGAGCCGCCCTAGTCGGAATTCACGTCCGCCCCCGAACCAGCCGCTAGCCTGCGAGGATGCCTGCCTCAACCCAGCTGCGCCAGTTTCGCGCCGTCGCCGTGCAGCCCAAATGGAGTGCCGGGGACTTCGTCAGCGCCGACGCCTTCCGGGCCTGGATGCGCGGACAACTGGAGATGGCCCGGCCTCACCTCGCTCCCGACCGGCCCAATCTGGTGGTCCTGACCGAGCTCAACGGTCTGCCGCTGGTGCTGCGCGGGGCGGCCTGGACGCTGCGCCTGAAGACCTTCGAGCGGGTGGCGCTGGCCCTATTCCTGACCCGCCTGCCCTACGCTCTGCCGCTCATGCTGCGCGAGGGGGTCTCTCCCATCCGCGCCCTGCAACTGGCGGGGAGTGAGGCTAATGTCCGTCTGTACCTGCACACCTGCCGCGACTTGGCGCGCGAGTACGGCGTCTACCTGTGCTGCGGTTCCGTGCCCATGCCGCGCTACAGCATGGTAAACGGCCAGCCCCGGCGCGAGGCGGGCACGCTGACCAATCAGACAGTGCTGCTGGCCCCCGACGGCACCCTGATCGGGACTACCGACAAGATTCACCTGACCCCCGCCGAGGAAGCTGGCGGCGTTGACCTGACGCCAGGCAAACTGAACGAGCTGCGGGTCTTCCCGACGCCAGTGGGCGATCTGGGCGTCGCCATCAGCCTGGACGCCTTCCGCGCCGACGTGATCGGGCGGCTGGAGGCGCAGGGCTGCACCGTGCTGCTGCAACCCGATGCCAATGGCGCGGCCTGGACCTCCCTGGAGGGGCTTCCGCCAGACCCTGCCCAGCTGCGCGATCAGCCGGTGGCGTGGCTGGAATCGAGCTGGACCGTCACCACTGCTGGGAACAGCATTCGCTACGCCGTCAACCCAATGGTGGTGGGCAATCTGCTGGACCTGAGTTTTGATGGCCAGAGCGCCATCACTGGCCGCACGGTAGACGCCCCTGAGAAACGCAGTTATGTGATGACCGAACCGCGCCCCGGCTTCCTGGCGCTGGCTCCCTGGGTGGCAGACGGTCCCGACGATCTCCTGCGGACCATTGGCCGCCAGCTTGCTGCCCACAGCGGCCACGTCCGCGAAAACGCCTACCGCACGGACGTTCTGCATGCCGATCTGACGCTGCCGCCCAGCACTGTCTCGCCCTCTCCCCGACTCCCACACGAGAACGCGCTGGAGACCATCCTGAATGAACCGGGCAGGCCACACCGCCCTTTCTCGGCAGGGGTGTGGCTGGTTGCGGCGCTGGGACTGGGTCTCATGGCTACCGCGCTGCGGCGCAGGCGTTGACAAGTTCGGGGGGGGTCCCTATACTTCCCTTCGCGCTTTTGGGGCCTGTCCCCAGGAACGCACCCGCCGTGAATGGGGGGTTGGCCGAGTGGTTGAAGGCAGCAGTCTTGAAAACTGCAGTGGGGCAACCCACCGGGGGTTCGAATCCCTCACCCCTCGCCACGTCACAGCGGCCCGGCGCGACCGAGGAGAGGTGGGTGAGTGGCTGAAACCGCATCCCTGCTAAGGATGTATACCGCAAGGTATCGAGGGTTCGAATCCCTCCCTCTTCGCCACAGCGCCGTCCATCACAAGTGCCCGTAGCTCAGCTGGATAGAGCGTCTGACTACGGATCAGAAGGCCAGGGGTTCGAATCCCTTCGGGCACACCAATGAAGACCCCCTCTAGGAGGGGGTCTTTACTTTTGGAGAGAAAAGAGCAATAGGTCATGTGCTTTCTTCATGCCTTACAGAGATTAAGCATGCCGACCTCCGGCCCTGCCTTCCCAACAAAGACTTGCCGCTGGGCTGGTGACTTGGGGACGCGCAGCTGTACAACTTGGGTTGGGGCACTGCTCGCCGGTGACCGCGACCTGTTCACGCCGCTGAACGCCGGGGCCCTTTGAGGCACTCCTGAAGACAACTTGAAGTACACCAAGTCCTTCGGGTTGATGTCCCGGTGAGCTGGGTTCGTCCTGCCTCTGGACGGACTGAAGGGCATCCCTTCTCCATGACATCGGTGGGCCATCGCCCTCCTCGTACCGTGCGGCCATGAAGCGATACCTGCCCCTTCTCCTGGCCGTGTGTTTCACCGCCCTCGCCGTGCCGGTCCCGTTTCAGGCCTGGAGCGACGCGCGATCCTTGCCATCTGAAGCGAGTCTCGCGACAAAGCTGCCGAGTTTCGCCGCGTGCGAGGCGGGCGACTTCGATCGCTCGAAGATTGCGCCAGACGTCCTCGCCGGCTACGACAACTTGACGAAGATCGTCTCGACGTTGAAGGCCGACGATCCCCTGCGCGCCACCATGGACAAGACCCTCACGCAGATGCGCGCGACCTTGACGAAGACGGCGCCCGCCTCGACCCCCACGATGCCCGCGAGCGTGACCGAAGCGCTGAAGAACGCGCGGGCGTGGCTGGAAAAGAACGAGCCCAAAGGCTGGCAGGCCTTCTCGAGCAGCGCCGACGCCAGGGATGCCAGGAAAGCCTCCCAGGCCGCTCTCGCCGCCGCCACCCTCGGCAAGCCCAACGCCGCCCTCGCCGCCCTCCTCGCCGCCCACCAGCTCGATCCGCAGAACCCTCAGCACCTCGTGAATCTCGGCGGCGTCCTTGAAACCCTCGCCCTACCCGGCGAGGCTCTCGTCGTCCTCGACGCGGCCGCCAGGTTGACGAAAAACGACGTGGGAGCCCTCGGCTGGTCGAACATGGCCACCCTGAATGCCAATCGCGGCGTCGCCCTCGCCGACTTGCACCGCTGGAACGAAGCCGAAGCGGCCCTCGCGAGCGCCTTGAAAGCCGGCCCGATGCTCGCCGAGGCGCGACTGGGTCTCGCGCGGGTGTTGACGTGTCAAGGCAAGACCGCACAGGCCGCGAAGTTTGCACGTGCCGGACAGCGCCGCACGCCCGTTGCGCAGGCGACGAACCCTGCTTCCGACGTTGTGGAAACGGCCGTGCCGCCGGGCGAGCTCGGCGGAGCGACGTCCGGCGGCCAGAACGCTTCGGCCCAGTTGCCTCCCTCGTTGACCTTCGATCTTTCGCGCGGGCAGGACTTCACGCTCCCGAACCTCAAGTTGCCCCAGACACTCAAGGACGCGGTCGTGCTACTCGACAAGTACCAGAAGTTGCATGACGACCTGCACGCCCGCTGGGAGACCATTCGCAAGCGCAGCGAGGAAGTCGACGCGCAACTTCGCCGTCGACCCGCGGCGTCCCCGATCATTGAGGCGCGCCGCCGGGCGCTTTGGCAAGCTCGCCTGCACGTCAGGGACGAGCCGACCGTGAAACGTCTCTACGAGGCGCAAAACAAGTCGGACCTGGAAGTCAACAAGGTTGACACGGACTTCTCGCACTGCTCGGGCGGCTGTATCGCCGACGAGTTCATCAGGAAGGCGCGGACCTCCGAAGAGCTCGACGCGCTGTGCAATGCCGCGATGACCACGCAACACGACAAGTGGCGCAGCGCGATGCACAGCCACGCGCAGAACCTCGGCACTTACCTGAAGGCGGCGTACAAACTCGAGACGGCCCTGGCGGCAAACTACAGCGATCCTCTTTTGCACGAGCAGGCGTCCCTCGACGCCGAGTTCCTCGTCGTGACCGAGTTCATGGGGTACGTGACCGAAGCGCTGCACTGGGCGCACGACATCAAGGTCTTCGCGTGCTACGAGAGCTCCACGACGAACACGAGCGACCCGATCGCGGGCGAGCTCGTGATGCCCCGCACGGACCCTTGCAAGGCCGTGTACGACGGAATGAGCCTCTCGTTCTCGGTGAGCGTCGTCGGCTTCTCGATCTCGTGCGACACCATGAGCGTCTCGGCAGCCACGCCCGGCTGGATCGGCGCGTTCGGCTCGTTCTCGCAAAGCTTCGGCAACAAGGAGTACACCGTCACGGTCGGTATCCAGGAAGGGGTCAGCGTCGGTGTCGGAAGCGTCTCGGCGGGCGCGACGTCGCAGCAAGGCGCGTACGTGTCCTGGGGCAGCGACGGCATCACGGACGCGGGCGTCTCCATCACCACGGGCGCGTCCGTCGGCGCGACACACGGCTCGGTCGGCGGGTCCAAGGACGTCATTACGGATGTTACGGGCGCGTTGAGCGGCAAGTGGAGCTTTATCGCCAGTCCCGGCGGCGTGAAGTGAGCTGAACGCGTCAAGGGCTGACCTGGTGCGGTGGGCGGTGGCCCACCGCAGGTTCGTCATTCCTGAGTCACGGTCGTGTTCGTACGCTCAGATCATGCCTGCGCCCTTTCTCCTCGCCCTGCTTCGCGCGCCCGCGCTGGCCGCCACGACCTGGCGGCCCCCCGCCCTTCACGAATCCCATCCCGACTTTCCTGGAGTGACCTCATGCTGATGCGCTTACTCTCCCTGCTCGTGGTTCTGCTGCTCTCCACCGCTTCCGCGGCCACAGCTCCTCTGGTCGCCACCCTCTCAGGCGACCTGTGGTCCTGGACCTCCTCGCAGGGCTGGACCCAGCTCACCCACTGGGGCCACAACGGTCCACCGGTCCTGTCCCCCGACGGCCACAGGGTCGCCTACGCCTCGGTCACGGAGGGCGCCGTGCGGACCCGGGGGGCCCAGGGTGATCTGACCTGGAGCCCGACGAACATCTGGCTGCTCGACCTCGCCACGCGGAAGGCCACCCGCCTGACCACCCAGCCTCCCAGGGAACGTGGAGACGAGGGGCTGATCCGCTCCACCCCAGCCTGGTCGCCGGACGGCAGCTTCCTCGCCTGGACGCAGAAGGACACCAGCAAGGTGGAACTCAAACACACCCTCGCGCTGTATTCCGTCTCGAACGGTGCGGTACAGGTCACGGCCACGGACGCCCTCGCCGACATCGGTAAAAACGTCGGGTCCGAGGTGCTCTGGACTTCAGCCGGGCTCGTGGTCCGCAGTCCGGTTGAACGCATCCCCGGGGCGTACCTGCGCAATCCCTCGCAGGCGATGGGTGCGGGATTTCCCGTCGATATGGGTGTCTCCGTGCTTGACCCCGCGGGCCGCGTGGTGCGCCGCATGGTCGTCGCCAACGACCTTGGTGGCGGACACCCCATCCGCAGGGGCACGGCGGTTTACCTGACCGTCTTCGGCGAAGCCCACCTGTTCAACCTCACCGGGGGAGCCAACGTCTATCGTCTGGACCTGATGGCGCCCGAGCCCACGCCCGAGCGGCTGGTCGCCGTCCGGGCGCCGAAGGGGCTCTCGGTGCGCTTCGTCATCCGTGAAATGGGGCTGTACTGCCAGGTGATCGGCGCGGGCCAGGTGGTCCGCCATTGGCCCTGTGGGGGAGTCAGCACTGGCAGCCCCGACATCTACCATGAGGATTTCGACGGGGCGCTGACCATCGCCCTGTCACCGGACGGGAGGCAGGCCGCCTACCTCCGGGACAGTGCTCTCTTCGTGCACGACGGTCGCACAGAGCGCCGAATCCTGGATTTGAAGGGGCGCACCGTCTCCGGTCTCGTCTGGGGCCCGGTCGAGTTCCGGCTGCCCTGAGCCGGGGCACCCGCGTCATCCGCGAATCACCCCGCGGTTCTTACCCTGCGGGCATGAACAGGCTTGCCCTCATCCTCCTCGTGCTGACCGCCGCCAGTGCCGCCCTCGCCGCTCCCCAGGGACAGCTCATGTACGTGCGCGGCTTCGCCCCCTGGCTCGAATCCCGTGTCGGTGCCTCGCCCCGCAAATTATCGCACGGGAGCGATGTATTCCAGCTCGCCGTCTCGCCTACCACCGGGGAGGTAGCGTACCTGGAGGCACTGGGGGGACAGAACAGCCCGGAGCTTCCCCCCCTTCGCGGGATGGTGCTGTCCCGGCCCTACACGGCTCCTCACGCCCTGCCCGCCCGCTGGCACTCGGTGCCGGCCGAATGGCTCGCGTGGTCCGGGGACGGGCACACCCTGTGGGCGGGGAACTCGAACGGGCTGTTGCTGAACTGGACCACACCGGGCCGGGCCGCCTTGCCCTCACCGGACTCCTCCTCCAGTCGGGACGGGGGAGTCGTCGCTCGGGCGATCGACAACGGCCTGGTCGTCGCGGCTGGAGGTGCGGGGGAACAGGCCATCTTCACGACGGGCCGCCATCAGGCCCTGCTGGAAGCGCTGCGGGCGCAGCGCCGCTGGCCGGAGGTCGCCTCCTTCCTGCGGGGCTACGACCCGGTCCAAGCTCGGGA
This window encodes:
- a CDS encoding 2,3-bisphosphoglycerate-independent phosphoglycerate mutase, coding for MSDLLQTIRGLSKKTESKIVMVVLDGVGGLPLELNGETELATAKTPNLDALAAKSQLGQVELVGAGITPGSGPGHLSLFGYDPLHYVVGRGALSAVGIGVKLNKGDVAVRGNFATLGADRVVVDRRAGRPSNEKNAEVVARLRAAIPDIGGVPVEIYTESEHRFVMVFRAQGGEVLGANIGDVDPQATGVQPLTAQSHDEASTKTAGLVNAFVERAEAALKYDAQVNGVLFRGYSDVPHFPSFEDVYQLNAACIASYPMYKGLASLVGMNVLDVPGEEDALEGKVQVLRDNWDQYDFFFFHVKKTDSTSEDGDFQAKVKKIELFDALLPDILALNPDVLCIVGDHSTPSKLSSHSWHPVPVLIRSEHGRKDLTARYTEEEAQKGSLGLRRGPDLMPLLMANALKLNKYGA
- a CDS encoding nitrilase-related carbon-nitrogen hydrolase — its product is MPASTQLRQFRAVAVQPKWSAGDFVSADAFRAWMRGQLEMARPHLAPDRPNLVVLTELNGLPLVLRGAAWTLRLKTFERVALALFLTRLPYALPLMLREGVSPIRALQLAGSEANVRLYLHTCRDLAREYGVYLCCGSVPMPRYSMVNGQPRREAGTLTNQTVLLAPDGTLIGTTDKIHLTPAEEAGGVDLTPGKLNELRVFPTPVGDLGVAISLDAFRADVIGRLEAQGCTVLLQPDANGAAWTSLEGLPPDPAQLRDQPVAWLESSWTVTTAGNSIRYAVNPMVVGNLLDLSFDGQSAITGRTVDAPEKRSYVMTEPRPGFLALAPWVADGPDDLLRTIGRQLAAHSGHVRENAYRTDVLHADLTLPPSTVSPSPRLPHENALETILNEPGRPHRPFSAGVWLVAALGLGLMATALRRRR
- a CDS encoding tetratricopeptide repeat protein, which translates into the protein MKRYLPLLLAVCFTALAVPVPFQAWSDARSLPSEASLATKLPSFAACEAGDFDRSKIAPDVLAGYDNLTKIVSTLKADDPLRATMDKTLTQMRATLTKTAPASTPTMPASVTEALKNARAWLEKNEPKGWQAFSSSADARDARKASQAALAAATLGKPNAALAALLAAHQLDPQNPQHLVNLGGVLETLALPGEALVVLDAAARLTKNDVGALGWSNMATLNANRGVALADLHRWNEAEAALASALKAGPMLAEARLGLARVLTCQGKTAQAAKFARAGQRRTPVAQATNPASDVVETAVPPGELGGATSGGQNASAQLPPSLTFDLSRGQDFTLPNLKLPQTLKDAVVLLDKYQKLHDDLHARWETIRKRSEEVDAQLRRRPAASPIIEARRRALWQARLHVRDEPTVKRLYEAQNKSDLEVNKVDTDFSHCSGGCIADEFIRKARTSEELDALCNAAMTTQHDKWRSAMHSHAQNLGTYLKAAYKLETALAANYSDPLLHEQASLDAEFLVVTEFMGYVTEALHWAHDIKVFACYESSTTNTSDPIAGELVMPRTDPCKAVYDGMSLSFSVSVVGFSISCDTMSVSAATPGWIGAFGSFSQSFGNKEYTVTVGIQEGVSVGVGSVSAGATSQQGAYVSWGSDGITDAGVSITTGASVGATHGSVGGSKDVITDVTGALSGKWSFIASPGGVK
- a CDS encoding TolB family protein, whose protein sequence is MLMRLLSLLVVLLLSTASAATAPLVATLSGDLWSWTSSQGWTQLTHWGHNGPPVLSPDGHRVAYASVTEGAVRTRGAQGDLTWSPTNIWLLDLATRKATRLTTQPPRERGDEGLIRSTPAWSPDGSFLAWTQKDTSKVELKHTLALYSVSNGAVQVTATDALADIGKNVGSEVLWTSAGLVVRSPVERIPGAYLRNPSQAMGAGFPVDMGVSVLDPAGRVVRRMVVANDLGGGHPIRRGTAVYLTVFGEAHLFNLTGGANVYRLDLMAPEPTPERLVAVRAPKGLSVRFVIREMGLYCQVIGAGQVVRHWPCGGVSTGSPDIYHEDFDGALTIALSPDGRQAAYLRDSALFVHDGRTERRILDLKGRTVSGLVWGPVEFRLP
- a CDS encoding PD40 domain-containing protein, coding for MNRLALILLVLTAASAALAAPQGQLMYVRGFAPWLESRVGASPRKLSHGSDVFQLAVSPTTGEVAYLEALGGQNSPELPPLRGMVLSRPYTAPHALPARWHSVPAEWLAWSGDGHTLWAGNSNGLLLNWTTPGRAALPSPDSSSSRDGGVVARAIDNGLVVAAGGAGEQAIFTTGRHQALLEALRAQRRWPEVASFLRGYDPVQARDRRNWRFSLPAVSPDGQAVYFAANLGQGDEDLRNNFTFFVFRFDLGSGGLLALGKFGGHYGETPTLRVSPDGRRLLFVQQEYASAPQQPVTVTALELVTQTARDLTATDGGRGDLNRLDGFCWLADSRYVAYSIASYRSEDAFGEEFELSPRDYTLYVKDVLTGKNVHIVRGATQPGCGPR